From Calliphora vicina chromosome 3, idCalVici1.1, whole genome shotgun sequence:
GGGAGATTCGTGTTGTGGCCCCGTTCTAGGTACTTTGGGAGGTTGTTGTGTATAGCAATCACATAATTTGGCATCttgtgaaaacaattgtatagCTTTGGCGGCTATTTCATTGGGAGTCATGGGTGCCACCTGGCCGCTCGAGGCACAATTAACATTCGAGCATTTGGGATTACCACAGCCGCGTTGCAGCTGATAGAAGTAACGTTCAATAAGCTCCTTTACTGCGGTCCTTTTCATATCGGAAGAGTGATTGGAGCGTGTTGCAGTGGTTGCAGCTGTAGTGGACGCCCCAGCGTTTAAGGGCTGTGTTGCTAATTGTCTTTGTCTAAAAGACAAATCTTCGGGGAAGCTGgacaaatgttttattttaatttgtgtttattgttttcaaacttATAAGACTTTACCTTGTATTTTCCTCGTCATCCGACATTGGCTGGTCTAGTTGCGTTTCGTCCCCGTCCGCCTTCTTTGGGGGCAATTTTTCGTCTGCTTCTGCTGGGTTCATAAATGTGTTTTGATTTtgccaactttttttttcttttcttttttgttctTTCTTTACACTGCACTTTTCGCTGTTTTTTCTAGCTTTATTCTTCTAAAATAGATTTTATGTGCAGAATAATTAAAGTCTGCTTTATATTCCAATTGTTATCAGcttaaagttttcttttgttttatgcttgtggtatttttaattaaatataaaatttccttttttttattattgtcgcTCTTGGTGTGAAAAAGGAAATTAATCGATTGTTTTTAACTGTCatagaaattcttaaaaatcatCCTGTGCTAGGGTTGCCAATATCATTAAAGTTGAAATGCCTAGAGAATGTATGGGTTATATATAAAAGCTGTGTGTTGTGGAAATGTAAACATATGTTGTCTAGTGATCATTCAAAGAGCAGAGGGAAATTTAAAgggaatttttgtaaaatttcaagGTTTTGAGggaattatagaaaattattgaataaaatggcaatttttaaataaaataatacaaaactaattaaaataactcaaaatatgatttttatttagtaagtttagaaaataatttaatttaaaactatctaaatatatttttaaacagaataaatttgatttttttgttttaatgcaTTATTAACTGTAAATTGTATGAATTTACAAACATAATCGATTTAAAAGGGaaacaaatatttgatatagctacaaaaattgcaaaattttagaacttaaaaatattaaaaactttaaatctttaacttttaattattaaaaaaaacattttaatttgttttgtagaaAGAAACTCGAAAATTGTTTTGGATACTAaatcaactaaaattaaaaatatttattaaaagctataggtatattttttaataatttaaaaattaaatatttcgatATTCGATATtgacggaatgacaaaatcaaaacTTGATTGATAGTGGGTATAAAAAGTGTGTgaaccaaaatttaaattatttaatcatGGAACAAAATTAGGAATTATGcgctaatttttttaacaagattttattaaaatttaaacaatttccttAATATTTCTTAATGATCGTGTAGCCACCAACGTTTTTGgtggaattataaaaatactaattttattttaactaaattgcTATTCTACAGTTAacgaaaactaaaaaatattaaaattttccataaataccttaaattttcacatttattataaattgttctTTATTTTCGCATTAATTTAAACATATCTGAATTAAAAAATGAACCATAAACgatctttttgaattttaaaacccTGAAAAATGTATAACCTTGAAAGATCACTTTAATatcttcatttattttaaaatttcccttattattgtttataatttcCCCTTTATACACTTTCACAACAAAAACCCCACATCTGGCATCACGGTTTTCCTTACATCCCTGTATTTTCATTCTCACCCTCTCTCTtgtgtttacattatttttcttcttgttTACTCTTTGACTCATCTGTCATTGTCAGCTGTGTTTTGGTCAAttataaagaattattttttctacgttatcagttttttttcttcagCGTCAagaatttgtgaaaattttgtaatttttaaagaaagtaaccataaaaaatgtgcaaaaactaattaattaaacaataaacaacTATTAAGTGTATTATTTAAGGCTAGAGGACAATATGAGTAACGAAAAAATAGCCGAAGACATTGCAAACTGTGTAAGAAAGAATGTTCCGTGGCATTTGTTGCCCGTGCATCTAAAACAGATTTTGCACAACAATCAGCGCGACTATGAGAAATACGTTTTCAATTATAGTCTTAAAAATCAATTGAGATTTCGTGGTAAtttggtaaataaaattttccgcAAAGAGCAGCGTTACTATGAATTGCTGGTGACCAAGTCTATTAACACCCTGGGTTTGTTTCCCTATCACTTGGCCGATATAGTGACCAAAGGTTTGAGAGTGACGCCATTTAATTATTACCTAGATGTTTTGTCGCAATTACTGAAAAATGATAAAAGTTATGATACATTGCCCAACTTTACGGCGGCCGATTGTTTGCGTGTTTTGGGCATAGGACGCAATGAGTATTTGTCCTTGATAAGTGAGTTAAAGACGCACACTACGCGCGCCTTGCTGTTTACCGCCAAACCAAATCCTTTGGAATATTTGCCCAAATTTCCTCAACGCATACGCATTGAGCCCTGGTGGCGTGTAGAGGTGGGCTTTGTTTTGGAATCTGATATACGCTACGTTACGCCAAACGAACGAAGTTTAATAGATGATTTAATAGATTTTGGTTCCCAGACGGCGGGTAAATGTGACTATAAAGTGGTGCACAATTTGTATCGCAAGGGTTTGATCTATTTGGATGTGCCCATTTCGGGAGAGGATAAAATTTCCATACCgccattgaaaaattttgttatgaacCGTGTTAGTGGCGACTATTTCGAAAATTTGCTGTATAAAATCTTTGTCAGTGCCGATGAGTACATGACCATTTCCGAGTTGGCTCAAATGTTGCAGCTGGAATTGGATTTAGTTAAACAAGCCATTTCCCTATTCTGTCGTTTGGGATTTGCTCAATTAAAGGAACAGGCTGCTTCACAGGATAGTCCCTTAAACTGGCAAAAATATCATGAATCCTGGGATGAGTTTAAGCGTGAGCAGGACTTGGCCAAAGAACAGCCACAGATAACACCGCTCAACTATAATAACTACGTCAACTCAGAAACTGATCATGCTGGGGAAATTGCCAATAAATCACGCGACTGCAGCAAGGAAAAACTCAAAGATCTAGACTCTTCCTCTATAGGCTATCTTTCGTCCGATGGCAATACCAGTGATTTCAGTTTTGCCAATATGCCCACACCTTCACCACAACCTACAGCCAAGACTTCACCCCAACAGAATTCCGATCCAGATTTATCTTCGGAAATTGATGATTTATCGGAGAGTACCACCAAGCCCTCCCTTAAAGAGATATTGCCGGAATCTTCACCCAAAACCGGCAAACGAGTAGGATTTCTATTCGATTCTACTCTAACGGCATTCCTAATGATGGGAAATCTATCGCCGGGCTTGAAAAATCATGCCGTTACCATGTTTGAGGTGGGCAAATTGTGTGAGGAAAGTATGGATACATTTTTAACCGAACTGGAAAAGGTTTCTTTACTTGATGCCGAGGGCGAAGGAGATGTTTCTAGATATTTTGCTCATGCTGTTATATTACGTTCCACCATCTGCTCTTTGAGACATTTATTGCCGGGTGGTTTGGATTTGTTGCGTTTAGAGTGCTTGGAATGTCTGGATCAAAAGACTCGTGATCGGGTGTTGGAAAAGAAATACAAGTTTATAATATCGTCAACACCCTTAACTGCCTCTTTGTCGCATTTGTTTTCGATACCCTTCTTTGGCCAGTTCTATCGTTCATCGGATGCCTCACACATGTGGacgaaattgttttataatcaTATCACAGGTAAGTTAAATCAACACATTCCCAGTAATGGGGGAtaacaagaaataaaaagaaaaaagtagggTGTCAATTAGGAGACAACAGGTTTGTTAGTAATAACATGAATTTAGGTATTCTAAATAGAATTTTCTGCTAAAGATattcactttttaaaataattgttcgctgaaaaaaagatttaaaatttttttcatgtaaGCACCATTTTTCTGAGAAAATATTTCGCTCAAAACAATAATTACCACTTCCGTTcaaatctattttctattttaaatttgctaaaacaaaattattaatttgcaGAGCTAACGAGGTCTATTTCTACTTTAATTCttctaaaaactaatttttcatttgcagaGACAATAAATCATAGATATCTAGCGTCTATTTCTATTCAGTTCTGTTTCTTCTAGAAATAGCATAGATACAATAAATCATCTAAGATATCTAGCCCAATTCTACTCCATAacttttaaagcaaatttatcAGAGAAGAGCTTTAGCAATTACTTCTTTCAAATCTGTTTCCTTTCTAGACACAATTCTAAGTTATTCACAAAATCTTTGAGGTCTTCCCACGttctaataaaatcaaataaaaatggaaTAAATTGCTATTACTTCAACTGAAACtttctcaaaatttgttttataaaaaagctttaccttttttttttgatagaaacCAAACTACAAGAATTAGAACTCAATATAAATCAATTGTTTTTGCTTACTGTGAAAAATCTCTCACATTCTACTTATGacaatcaaaatatgttacTCTAATGAGACCTAAATCTTTCTGTTTTAGCCGCTTTACATTAACCCTCATATTTAACAACCCCCATCTCCATactttacataaaaactcaatATAAATCAACTGTCACTCTACTTATGACAAGCTAAATATGTTACTCTGTTTTAGTATTTTACCCTTATACCTCATATCTAACCTCCCCCTTCTCTACAATTTCAGGCTACGGACCACCTTCTTTATTCCTTTGCCGCGGTACGGTCTTAAAAACCCTGCCACGCATATTCCTCGGCTATGGCAAGCTGCTTGTCAATATCTTACATTCCGATTCGTATGTGATCAACAGCGAAAATTTCCGTAATCTTAATGATCAACTTAAAAATGGTTGTATACTTTTGCAAGGCTATGGCATTCGTACTCCCGGCGAGTTACGTTACGAAGCATTCCCCTTCAATACCAGAgataaagaacaaaataaatggTCGGCCCATAAGGCGGTGCAAAAGCTACAAGAACAGTTAGATCTTAAATATCATTGTGGCTATATAACATTTGTAAATACCGGGGTACCCGATATTGGTTGCGATAACTATGAAGTGGTGGTAAGGCTACGACATCCCAAAAGTAAACTAAAGGCTATGAGAAAGGAAAATAGTCTTAAGGAATCAGTGCCAAATATAATGAAAATGGAGAAGGAAAAGCCAGAAGAATTGCCCGAGTTACCAAAGGATCTAATGTCGCCAGTGTGTAGTTTTGCCAGATCAGCGGCCATAATAGGTACTTCTCCGCAACACAACTTAAAAACCCCCAATGAAAACTATTTTGCCAGCAGTCCCAAAAATAATGAACCGACTGCCGTCTACACCTCCGAAGACTGCAACGAGCTGTTGGCCTCCGAGTTGGCCAAATGTAAAAACGAACTGGTTTCCCAGGGTTCTGTAGAAATTCCCTTAGACATGGCTATTAATGAAGCTGTAAGGCAAACAGTCGACTCCGATGAGGAAGAAAGTGAGGAACAGGCTGAAGAGTGGACATTATTGGATGTTAATTATGGTGTGCCGCTCTTCGATGTGGATTGTAATACAAGAATATGCGAACAAATTGTACGCAACTTGTGTGCGGAAGACAATCTCAAGGAATTGCCACAAAAATCTTTGGAAATGTCGgagaaattttatgatttcattAAGCAATGTTTGTACTTCGAGGACGAACGTATGGATCAAAtgaaaattggtaaaaacttaCCGCATCCACGTATTAATTTAGCATTTGAAAATGGCAAAGTTTGCTATTGGAATGGTAGATAAAGGAGAGATGATGAATGGATATGATGGAAACAAAGGAGGAAAAGTAAAAGTATTTTgaataagtttaaaaataaatgaaacatttgtacaaaaagAGAATAAGGGGATATAGAGAagaaaagagagagagagaaagtaTAGCAAAGAGGCTAAAAACATCTGAAGAACAATCCAGCAAAAGAgggaaactttaaaaataaaggaaattttgCTATTTGCTTATAAAGTATTATAAAGTGTTATTCCCAGTATATGTAACAGGATCTGTATGGAGTATTTTCCTTTCTTTTCTATATCATCTTAAGGTATTTTTTGCAACTAAATTTACTTAAGTAAAATAAACCCAGTGcaaaacagtttttattttatttttacaaaatatacaatACATTTTCTCTAAGTAATTAgataattatttactttattgttttattgtttatttaatataaatctaGAAAcattccattttttaatttttcaatatttttttttctttatttttattactaacATTTTTTGTTATCTTTATAATTATCTtatcgttttttttattattattttacaactACTAATTtgctgagttttattttaacattattatttCCTTATTTCCTTCAATAACtagattattttattaatatataaaataactaataaaaaagaaattgaaataattcaatatttatgcaataTTTTACTTTGCTGTTTCAAGTCCATTAGTTTATTTAAGTCTATTTTCCGGCAATTTACATACCAATATACGAATgaatatattcaatatttttaattatcagCTTATTATTAATGAGAATTaactattaattaataaaaaatcaaatacatatataaaaatatattttaacaaacaaaaataaaatacagtaTAAGATTTAAATGAAATCGTAAACATTTGTAACTACATAATTCCAAAAAGAATgaaattatatatacaaaaagattaaataaaagaaattactaaaaaaaatattaaaaaagattttaaaagcaTATTAAGTAAGgggttttatttgatttaaactgTTGAAAAAGAATTCTACAGATTCACTATATTTTAGTTATGTTGTTGTTAAAAgaactttaaaaagtacttttaatgaagtactttaaaaagtacttttaatgaagtactttaaaaagtacttttttaaaagaactttaagaaatattttttttttaaagaacctTTAAAGgtaaactattttaaaagtacttttttaaaagaagtttaaaaagtacttttaaagaagtacttttttaaaagaagaaatattttttttaaaagaacttaaaaaagtacttttaaaaaagtactttttaaagttctttaaaaaaaaaattattttttaaagttctttaaaaaaaaaattattttttaaagttcttttaaaaaagtactttttaaaagtattttttaaaagaactttaaaaagtacttttaagaagtactttaaaaagtacttttttaagttcttttaaaaaaaatatttcttaaagttcttttaaaaaagtactttttaaagtacttctttaaaagtactttttaaagtacttctttaaaagtattttttaaagttcttttaaaaaagtacttctttaaaagtactttttaaacttcttttaaaaaagtacttttaaaatagtttacCTTTAAAAGTTCATCCGCTACCATCCCATTTGATTGATCCTATTCCCGGCATAATTCAGGTTGACTCAAATAGATGTAACGTTGCTCACGCTAGTTAATATCATAACGGATGTTATAATATCCACCTGCCTGTGACCACATGGGTCggaggttgttgttgttgtagcagcatgaactattttacaatatttaatctggGGGTTCTGTAAtatcaagtccaagaaattgtgctacttctgCTGGATGGGTCCATAAATCTACTGGACGTAGTGAAGTAGGACTGGCTGGACAGTTGAAAATGTTGAGGGTatcatgaggaccctgaccacatgctgggcataagtttATGCGGGACCAGAAGGCCTTAAGCCTGTTGTTCCATCCTGAtcttagttgtgccagaacgactcttgttttcCGCCGCAGAatcttctcggcgtctgctatcggtggtgggcgatctccaagtacgacattcatacggtatcctgctaccgcggaattgatggtgtctctatgaatgtcgttcaaagctgtcatatacgagctaCGATccaatggatcctgcacatacctctgtatgctctcctcgtattttttaaggtcctgtctgacatgcctcgggtcagactccaactgtgtgatgttgaagtttggatgactcctccggtgacatcccagaaggaactgttgcgtcagCATGACGTTAtgttccttgaccggtagaaccttagtttcctcatgaaggtggtgttcggaggTAATTTGGCGGCAGActgtgacggtccttaaggctgcattttgaaagctttgaatatttctccactgagtatcacttaacgaaggcgaccacactggagcagcatagttgaCCACTAACCGGCCAATCGTCTTTTAGGTTGctagcaaggtttctttgtccataACCCAAGTGCTGCCGGCTAGTGCtttgaggaccttgttcctatttcgaAGTTTATGCATGTGCTGAGGaggtaaaaaggctatcaaaaTTGACACCCAATATTTTCGGGTGGTTCACTGTCGGAATTTGTACGCCGACGACCATGATGCCTAAGTTTTCGTTCCCTAGCACCAAGAGGAGGATCGGCTTTTAAGTAATTCTGGGTTGATGTTGTCCACGGCTGACGGTTTACCATTCGTGAGTGCTTCTAtagcaacaattttttttttaattttcattcccatttttttaataaaaaatattttactgaacaaattttaagtcaaaattttttttcaaaattatttagttaattttttctcaaatttgtataccctacaccaccatagtggggagggtataatgcgtttgtgcagatgtttgtaacgcccaaaaatattagtctaacacccaccttacaGTATACCGatcctgagtcgattaaacgatgtccgtccgtctgactggtcggctgtccatgtaaaccttgtgcgcatagtacaggtcgcaattttgaagatatttcgattaaatttggtacatattatttgttcggcccaaggatcaagtctattgaaactggctgaaatcggttcattatttcacttagtccccatacaaatgtccttccgaaattagactttatcggtcataaatctttaatttaaatatgtatctccacaaatttcgctccaaatatgtcgggtcatagctctcatataaggtacacttccgaaaatcactcaaaaatatatattattgaaattttaaaagaaaaatgtttttgctcttttacttagtgtatggtattatatggtcgggcttgaccgaccatactttcttacttgtttttttttaaattagtgaaaaaatagatacattttttttggcgaaaaaaaattcgggtcaaaaaatatttttcccgactTCGACCCATTGTGGGTCCGACttatatatgtagtttcaaAGGTCTtctaaatatctatcattagatatccagtCAAAAAGaggtaaaaacaagtaagagagctatattcggcagtgccgaatcttatatacccttcaccaaattatactttaaaataaattttttttaaatatttttaggtaaacaaaattgatttgtttttttcgaaattgttttttaattttttttaaaaaaagtttttttcaaatttttttttttggaaaaaaaatttatgacaaaaaaaaatttttgatgaaaaaaaaattcgggtcaaaaaatatttttgccgattttgacccattgtaggtccaacttactatagccttatctacatcgttgcaatggactttgaaatatctatcattagatatccatattgtctatattaatgacttagtaatccatatatagatcaaaaataggtcaaaaatcgaggttgtaccggttttttgctcatatctccgttatttatggacggatttttctgattctcgaaagcatgtctgacagaattattgaagatttggatcccgaagatatctggggtctttagaaaattgatttcaactaacagacggacagacagacggacatggcttaatcgactccgctatctataaggatccagaatatatatactttatagggtcggaaatgaaaaatgtagaaattacaaacggaatgacaaacttatatatacccttctcactatggtgaagggtataaaaatcgaggttgtcccaaaACTGGGTCTtaagcggatatattgatgtatgaatctataacgatccagaatatatatactttgtggtggcgcaaatgaaaaatgtagaaattacaagagAAGGcaataaaaagtacaattgtaccaactTTGCCATCCCTGAACCACACACGTTGCAACCATTACTAGTAGTAAAGTTTGTGCGGTCGTTGTATGAAGTTGTGTTTTCGTTGTGcgagaaataaaaagtttctaaaaacCACTGTCCGATAGaaatttgtgaataaaattaagaaaattaattaataattgttaaaataaagtGTTAGAAAGGATATTAAGTGttaatttgataaaacaattgttaaaattacggataaatgttaaaattaaaacaattataagAAAATACATTTAGTATTCTACTGCAGTGTGTTGTGAAATTGTCAAATTTGTAGCCATGTTTGTTTTACTTTAAGCAAAAGTAGGCTCTAATAATTTGCCGAAAAGTAATGTAAATATTGTTGtgaattgtttaataaataattaaatatggtTTATTAATAAGTTTGCCGGCAGTTTTATAAGgtaagtttgtttatttttctagaaaatatCTATCATCATTCTCTGTAACTAAACCTAACGGTTAATGTTTAtatggttgttgttgttttcaagAGAGCCATCGGTATCCAATACATGgcgtgtgtgtgtttgtttggaTATTTTGCATTCTCActgtgttttgtttacatttttgatGCTagtacaaaaacaataacaaaacattgCATGAATTGGTTTTTTGCAGGCAATTAATGTGTGTGTGCATGTTGGATTGTTTGCTTgcatgttttgttgttgtttattattgtgcgtgtgtttttttgttgtggtTCTTGTCTTGGCTTAGtggtttgttgttttatttgtttgggTGTAAAAGTGGGTGGCGTGGGTGTTGGATGAGTAGTGTTTTGCTTTGCGTTTGAtgaattctatataaaattgttgttttggtgtcattttcacaatgttttgttattgtttttaattgagtgcataattttgtttgaatattcATGTATTTTGATATGTTTAGTAAGCTAAAGTGTGAAAGCttgtaaatttcttggaaaataaaatattttattgttataatttttaattaagtttttttcctTATCTTTGGAATGTTTGTAAATATCACTTTGCTTGGTTGTtctttttaatgcaaaaatatgGTGTTTTTGActtttaaaacatgttttctattaaatttattaggTTGAGAACCAAAATATctattctttgttttttttaagcataatttagtttattatttattaatttgtcgtagagattttttctaatttcattGTCATGATATTTTCTATGTTAATGAACTGTCTCTTTTTATGTTTTGCTGTTAACTTCAGGCAATTTGCTTgttcattttataaatatttataacaaattaattatttttcttttatattttttgtattcctCTCCatgtaataattttgttaaatcatGTTGTAGCTCAAAACtgctataaatttaatttctttataatacCTAACTGAATGATACTTGTCTAagtaaaatgtatacaaaaagaataaaaatagcACAGTCATAATTAACATTATCATCATCGTTATGAACACAAAAACTATGATGGATATTATGACAACAACTTggtttttatacaacaaaatattaagaagatGTTAATGAAAGCTTGGCTACCATCGTCAGTTTGTTGTAATGTTAAGGAAAtatctaagaaaaaaaataaccgaataataaaaaatgtatgtcatCTATCCATTAGAAAAGGTGGCTActtataaaattaagaaaaaaaaaatagtattaaattataaataatataaataaacagaCAGTTAAAACGGAAGTGTTAATAATACAACATGACCTAAATCATAgggaattttttaaagaaatttataatttaaaaagactCAAACATCCCAAGGAATTaagcaaaatcaaaaatatttagcaattttttattaaattttgtataaattgtaataattttacgataaataacattttatgctgaaaaataaacattttgcaaaaagtagtattttaagtactatttttatctaaagaattttcaacaaaattttaacaattatagtttaattttaaaaaatgtttaacaaaaatggagaaaaattagttataattagtatttttaaaaagtagtatttttactactatttttaactATGGTATTTTTAGCAAACTAACTgctaaaaatactaaatattatacaaaactaaataattttaagataaaattaaattttagctaaaaagaaacgattttttaaaaagtattatttttagtactatttttttttagaaattttcagcaaaattttaaaattttttgtttaattctaaaaatattttaacaaaaatggcCAAAAGTTAGGtaataagtattttaaaaaaagtagtatttttactactatttttaattacGGTATTTACAGCAAAATAACTACAAAAAATActcaattttatacaaaactaaataattttaagataaaattatgtttttgctaaaaagaaacgagttttttaaaaagtagtatttttagtactatttttttctacagaattttcaatcaaattttaaaattttttgtttaattctaaaaatattttaacaaaaatggcCAAAAGTTAGGtaataagtattttaaaaaaagtagtatttttactactatttttaattacggtattttcagcaaaataactacaaaaaaaaatcaattttatacaaaactaaataattttaagataaaattacgtttttgctaaaaagaaacgagtttttttaaaaagtattatttttagtactatttttttcttgggaattttcagtaaaatttgagtaatttttaattaattctttcatttatctttagaaaatgcAATTGAAGAGGTAATTTAAGCATttgaaaaatgtagtatttttactactattttcaattatggtattttcagcaaaataactgcaaaaaatactaaatgttatacaaatctaaattaatttaagataaaattacgtttttgctaaaaagaaatgatttttttaaaaagtagtatttttagtactattttttttcttgggaatttttagcaaaattttagtattttttattaattcttttaTTATTCTTTAGAAATTGCAATTAAAGAGATAATTTAAgcatttgaaaaatagtagtatttttactactattttcaattatggtattttcagcaaaa
This genomic window contains:
- the LOC135953964 gene encoding protein FAM91A1; protein product: MSNEKIAEDIANCVRKNVPWHLLPVHLKQILHNNQRDYEKYVFNYSLKNQLRFRGNLVNKIFRKEQRYYELLVTKSINTLGLFPYHLADIVTKGLRVTPFNYYLDVLSQLLKNDKSYDTLPNFTAADCLRVLGIGRNEYLSLISELKTHTTRALLFTAKPNPLEYLPKFPQRIRIEPWWRVEVGFVLESDIRYVTPNERSLIDDLIDFGSQTAGKCDYKVVHNLYRKGLIYLDVPISGEDKISIPPLKNFVMNRVSGDYFENLLYKIFVSADEYMTISELAQMLQLELDLVKQAISLFCRLGFAQLKEQAASQDSPLNWQKYHESWDEFKREQDLAKEQPQITPLNYNNYVNSETDHAGEIANKSRDCSKEKLKDLDSSSIGYLSSDGNTSDFSFANMPTPSPQPTAKTSPQQNSDPDLSSEIDDLSESTTKPSLKEILPESSPKTGKRVGFLFDSTLTAFLMMGNLSPGLKNHAVTMFEVGKLCEESMDTFLTELEKVSLLDAEGEGDVSRYFAHAVILRSTICSLRHLLPGGLDLLRLECLECLDQKTRDRVLEKKYKFIISSTPLTASLSHLFSIPFFGQFYRSSDASHMWTKLFYNHITGYGPPSLFLCRGTVLKTLPRIFLGYGKLLVNILHSDSYVINSENFRNLNDQLKNGCILLQGYGIRTPGELRYEAFPFNTRDKEQNKWSAHKAVQKLQEQLDLKYHCGYITFVNTGVPDIGCDNYEVVVRLRHPKSKLKAMRKENSLKESVPNIMKMEKEKPEELPELPKDLMSPVCSFARSAAIIGTSPQHNLKTPNENYFASSPKNNEPTAVYTSEDCNELLASELAKCKNELVSQGSVEIPLDMAINEAVRQTVDSDEEESEEQAEEWTLLDVNYGVPLFDVDCNTRICEQIVRNLCAEDNLKELPQKSLEMSEKFYDFIKQCLYFEDERMDQMKIGKNLPHPRINLAFENGKVCYWNGR